The Ammoniphilus oxalaticus genome includes the window GCCACCGTCACATATGGCGGATAACGAACAAACGTGTTTTTGGCTGTTGTAAAACCCGCGTACGCTAACTCATTTGCAGCGATCACCGCAAGTAAAGAGGAATCCTTAAGCAAGGCAATGAATTCGTTGCCCAGCGGGGGCAGAATTCTTTTGAACGCCTGCGGTAAAATGACGTGAAACATCGCTTGGTTATGCGTCATCCCCAACGAACGAGCCGCTTCCATTTGCCCTTTAGCAATCGATTGAATGCCTGATCGAAAGATTTCTGCAATGTAAGCCCCCGAATTGAGCGACAACGCGACAAACCCGGAGAAAAAAGGTCCAGGAATATCGCGACCGATAAATTCAAAAACGGAAGGAATCACCGCAAAATGGATTAATAAAATCTGCACAAACAGTGGGGTCCCTCTGAATAAATCGATATAGATTTTGGATGGAATTCGCAAATACCATTTTTCGGACAACTTTCCCAAGCCGAGGAAAAGTCCGATGACCAGCCCAGAAGCTACCCCCAGCGAGGTTAGGATAATCGTATTTAGAAACCCGCGGTAAAACAACTCCCGATAATCCCAGACTACCGACCAATCCCAAGCCATAGCTCATTCCTCCTC containing:
- a CDS encoding amino acid ABC transporter permease, whose translation is MAWDWSVVWDYRELFYRGFLNTIILTSLGVASGLVIGLFLGLGKLSEKWYLRIPSKIYIDLFRGTPLFVQILLIHFAVIPSVFEFIGRDIPGPFFSGFVALSLNSGAYIAEIFRSGIQSIAKGQMEAARSLGMTHNQAMFHVILPQAFKRILPPLGNEFIALLKDSSLLAVIAANELAYAGFTTAKNTFVRYPPYVTVAALYLVLTLIFSQIVSWLERRYKTD